The window CACCTGCCGGCAATTGGCACGAGTAGTACTGCTGCTGCACGGCGGTGTTCGGCGCCGCCGAGGAGGATCCGGCGGGGCTCCCAACGAATCCCATCTGACGCGAGATGGCGAAGAGATCGTCGCTGCCGCCGCTGTCGACGTCCGCCATCAGCCCTGACGCCAGCGGCGACGATGTCCCGCACGATGCCTGCAGGTACCCAACGCCGGCACCCGACACCCCCGCGACGTGCGCCGCGAAAGGCCCCAGCGACGAGCCTCCCGTGCTTCCAGACGAGGACGACGAGGTCGCCTGCTGCTCGTACTGGCTCGCGCCACCACCGATTGCCATGGGGTGAACGGAGCCGGTGCCGGATGGAAGACCGATGGTGGCGCTAGCAGCCGGCAAGCTATTGGCGGAGGAGGCTGCTGCTGCGGTGGCGGCCGCGGCGGCTGCGGCTTGCATCTGGCGCTGGCGGCGGCGTGAGCGTGAACGACGGTTCTGGAACCAGTAGAAGACGTTGGCGTCGCCGACGGCGCCGAAGCGCTCGAGCAGCTTGCGGATGCGGACGGTCTCGTCCTTGGGCGGGTTGACCATGCCGCTGTTGAAGATGGACTCGAGGATGAGTATCTGCTCCGGCTTGGGCGTCCACCGCGAGCGCACCGGCTCCCCCGCCCCCCTCCCTCCGCTGCTCCGGCGCTCCTCCGGGCTGCCGCCCGACGACTGCCCGTCCGGGCTGTTGCTGCCCCCCTCCATGGATCAATCGAATTGTTGGGTAGGCCGGGAGGAAAACGTTGGTTAATCACACTAGCTCTAAGCTAGGTGTGAAGAGGGCAGTAGGTTTCTGGGCGGTTTCGTGCTTGGATCGACGGAGGAGGTGAGAGAGAGTGACGAGGAAAGGCAGCAATTCAAGGGGACAACCAACCTTGCACCCTCATGTCTTTGTTGAGGGGTTGTACTTATAGATATGAGCAAGGGGGGCTGGctggctgcctgcctgcctggctagTGAAGAAGGGGAAGAATGTCCTGGAGAAGTTCTCCAGTAGTAGCGGTGCCTGTATATCTACACACTCGAGGGGTTTGTACAACCTCAACCGCGCCATGATTATTTATTTACTGCTACGTACGGCCAAATTAGTGTTTTCTAACATATTCGTGTTTTTAGGAACATATTAGTGTTGGTAACGTGCCACCGGCCTGATCAGTGATCTGTGAGGGATTCTAATATTTACCATTTTTGCTTTATCTGGAAGACCATTTTCAGAAACCACTACTCAACTTTTTATTGGAAGATGATTCTATATTACCAACATTCTTTATGACACATTCTTTTCTTACTTATGTTAGAGCATCTCCGACCACGCGCCCAATAAGCCTCAAGGCCCTTTTTTATTGGCGGCGCCGAAAAATCAGCCCAGTCACGTTCCCAGAAGCTCATTTTTTGCCGGTTAGGGCCGAATTTGGCGTCGGCGGACCCAGACCGAACCCGACGCGCTGGGGCGCGTCCGGGGGCGCCAAGAGAAATAGTTTTGACACGAAAGCCTGGCGGGCCTGCCGAGTCAGCGACCGGGCGCGTTCGtagtcctcatcgcctcggtttcccgcggaGAATCAATGCCAAGGTtgtcgcgctgccgcgccggtcagccttcaATTGATGCCTCATGGGCGGCGTGGTGACGCGCGTCCTACCCGCTCCGCCACATGCACACACGCCGGTCGCCCTCTTACCGCCCACGCACGGCTATAAAAGCCGCCCTCCCTCGCTGGTGAGCGCGCACTCCATCGCCACAGAACCCTCTCCCCCTCTTGACCTCTCACCGCCGACGCTCgtctcccctctctcccctctccTCCCGACGACGACAAGCATGGTCGAGGGCTACCGAGGCGATGGtgtggcggccaacggcttcgctcGCCGCCACCTGCACGAGGACGAGGCGTGCCTCCACTACGAGGCCGACTACTCGGCGCCGCCGGACAAGCGGGTGCTAGGCACCTAGAGGCTCATCGCCGGCAGCGTCCCGGTGCCTCCAGCGCCCACCGAAGCTGCTCGGCGCGCCAAAATCACGCGCATCCGGTCCTCACTGCCGGAGCAAGCGAGAAACCAGCCGAGGTATGACCCCGACAGCAACGCGCTGTGGACGGCGTACTTTGACCGGCGCCACGAGGAGCAGCTCGCCTCCACCAACGGCGTCGAGCCCTGCGGCCGCCTCAACTCCGACGGGCGGCGCCAATGGTggagcgtccccggccgcaccctcgaCACCATCCTTGAGTACATCGAGGCCGGCAACACGCCACGCCTGGAGTAcccggcgccccctccttctctcGTTGCCACAGCAGCTCCTGGACGCCGCGTCCAATGGAGACGGCGACGTCCGCGTCGTCAGGATCCCTCTCCTCCGGGTCGCCGGTGCTCtgtcccgtcaagccggagccacgGAAGACGCCGCTCAGGCGCACACCCGCGGCGAcaccctcgtcatcaacgagggcggccatgGCCCCTCTCCTCCCTCTTCCCGCCTCGTctggccaaagacggagccggggcttctCCTCGTGAAGAAGGAGCATGAGGCCATGGCCGCCGACGAAGAGACCGCCCTCAAATGGGCGTGGGAGGACTATGTCCACAAGGAGATGGCGTGCCAGCGCCGCACGCTTGAGGAGATCGCTGCTCGATGCTGCGGGCACGAGGAGGGCggcgtctgaaggaaatatgccctagaggcaataataaagttattatttatttccttatatcatgataaatgtttattattcatgctagaattgtattaaccggaaacataatacatgtgagaatacatagacaaacagagtgtcactagtatgcctctacttgactagctcgttaatcaaagatggttatgtttcctaaccatgaacaatgagttgttatttgattaacgaggtcacatcattagtagaatgatctgattgacatgacccattccattagcttagcacctgatcgtttagtatgttgctattgctttcttcatgacttatacatgttcctacgactatgagattatgcaactcccgtttaccggaggaacactttgggtactaccaaacgtcacaacgtaaatgggtgcttataaaggagtactacaggtgtctccaatggtcgatgttgggttggcgtatttcgagattaggatttgtcactccgattgtcggagaggtatctctgggccctctcggtaatacacatcacataagccttgcaagcattacaactaatatgttagttgtgagatgatgtattacggaacgagtaaagagacttgccgttaacgagattgaactaggtattggataccgacgatcgaatctcgggcaagtaacataccgatgacaaagggaacaacgtatgttgttatgcggtctgaccgataaagatcttcgtagaatatgtaggaaccaatatgggcatccaggtcccgctattggttattgaccagagacatgtctcggtcatgtctacattgttctcgaacccgtagggtccgcacgcttaaggttacgatgacagttatattatgagtttatgcattttgatgtaccgaaggttgttcggagtcccggatatgatcacggacatgacgaggagtctcgaaatgatcgagacgtaaagattgatatattggaagcctatgtttggacatcggaagtgttccgggtgaaatcgggattttaccgggttaccgggaggttaccggaaccccccgggaaccatatgggccttcatgggccttagtggaaaggtgaaagggctgcccaccagggctgcgcgcctccccccttcccctagtcctattaggactaggagaggtggccggccacccttctccctctttcccccttgggaatcctagttggaataggattgggggggaagtcctactcccggtaggagtaggactcctcctgcgcctctccctcttggccggcgcaccctccccccttggctcctttatatacggaggcaggggcacctctaaacacacaagttgacacaagttgatccacgtgatcgattccttagccgtgtgcggtgccccctgccaccatattcctcgataatactgtagcggagtttaggcgaagccctgctgctgtagttcatcaagatcgtcaccacgccgtcgtgctaacgaaactcttccccgacactttgctggatcggagtccggggatcgtcatcgagctgaacgtgtgctcgaactcggaggtgccgtagtttcggtgcttgatcggttggatcgagaagacgtacgactacttcctctacgtcgtgtcatcgcttccgcagtcggtctgcgttgggtacgtagacaatactctcccctcgttgctatgcatcacatgatcttgcgtgtgcgtaggaaattttttgaaattactacgaaacccaacagtggcatccgagccaggttatttatgttgatgttatatgcacgagtagaacacaagtgagttgtggacgatacaagtcatactgcctaccagcatgtcatactttggttcggcggtattgttggacgagacgacccggaccaaccttacgcgtacgcttacgcgagaccggttccctcgacgtgctttgcacagagatggcttgcgggcgactgtctctccaactttagttgaaccaagtatggctacgcctggtccttgcgaaggttaaaacggagtctatttgacaaactatcgttgtggttttgatgcgtaggtgagattggttcttacttaagcccgtagcagccacgtaaaacatgcaacaacaaagtagaggacgtctaacttgtttttgcagggcatgttgtgatgtgatatggtcaaggcatgatgctgaattttattgtatgagatgatcatgttttgtaaccgagttatcggcaactggcaggagccatatggttgtcgctttattgtatgcaatgcaatcgcgatgtaatgctttactttattactaaacggtagtgatagtcgtggaagcataagattagcgaaacgacaacgatactacgatggagatcaaggtgtcgcgccggtgacgatggtgatcatgacggtgcttcggagatggagatcacaagcacaagatgatgatggccatatcatatcacttatattgattgcatgtgatgtgtatctttttatgcatcttatcttgctttgattgacggtagcattataagatgatctctcactaaattatcaagaagtgttctccctgagtatgcaccgttgcaaaagttcttcgtgctgagacaccacgtgatgatcgggtgtgataggctctacgttcaaatacaacgggtgcaaaacagttgcacacgcagaatactcaggttaaacttgacgagcctagcatatgcagatatggcctcggaacacggagaccgaaaggtcgagcgtgaatcatatagtagatatgatcaacataatgatgttcaccgatgaaactactccatctcacgtgatgatcggttatggtttagttgatttggatcacgtgatcacttagaggattagagggatgtctatctaagtgggagttcataagtaatatgattaaattgaacttaaatttatcatgaacttagtcctggtagtattttgcaaatcatgttgtagatcaatagctcgcgttgttgcttccctgtgtttattttgatatgttcctagagaaaattgtgttgaaaaatgatagtagcaatgttgcggatttgatccgtgatctgaggttaaatcctcattgctgcacagaagaattatgtccttaatgcaccgctaggtgacagacctattgcaggagcagatgcagaagttatgaacgtctggatagcttaatatgatgactacttgatagtttagtgcaccatgcttaaacggcttagaatcgggacttcaaagacgttttgaacgtcatggaccatatgagatgttccaggaattgaagttaatatttcaagcaaatacccgagttgagagatatgaagtctccaacaagttctatagctaaaagatggaggagaatcgctcaactagtgagcatgtgctcagattgtctgggtacttcaatcgcttgaatcaagtgggagttaatcttccagataagataatgattgacagaattctctagtcaccatcaccaagttagtagaacttcgtgatgaactatagtatgcaagggatgacgaaaatgattcccgagctcttcgtgatgttgaaattaacgaaggtagaaatcaagaaagagcatcaagtgttgatggttgacaagatcactagtttcaagaaaagggcaaagggaaaggaagggaacttcaagtggaaagacaagcaagttgtcactcccacgaagaagcccaaagctgaaccaaagcctgaaactgagtgcttacacttcaaaggaaatggtcactggaagcggaactaccctaaatatttggtggataagaaggatggcaaagtgaaaaagggtatatttgatatacaggtgttttatgtgtgctttactagtgtttatagcaacccctcggtatttggtactggttcagttgctaagagtagtaactcgaaacgggagttgcagaataaacagaaactagttaagggtgaagtgatgatgtatgttgaaagtagtttcaagattgatatgatcatcatcgcacactccctattctttcgggattagtgttgaacctaaataaatgttatttggtgtttgcgttgagcatgaatatgatttgatcatgtttatcgcaatacggttattcatttaagtaagagaataaactgttgttctatttacatgaataaaaccttatatggttacacacccaatgaaaatggttcattggatctcgatcgtagtgatacacatattcataatattgatgccaaaagatgcaaagttaaatgatagtgcaacttatttgtggcactgccgtttgggtcatatcggtgtaaagcgcatgaagaaactccataaagatggattttcggaatcacttggttatgaatcatttgatgcttgcgaaccgtgccttttgggcaagatgactaaaactccgttcttcggaacaatggaacgagttactgacttgttggaaataatacataccgatgtatgcgatccaatgagtgctgatgctcgtggcaagcatcgttgttttctgaccttcacaagatgatttgagcagatatgggtatatctacttgatgaaacataagtctaaaatagttgaaaggttcaaagaatttcagagtgaagtggaaaaatcatcgtaacaagaaactaaagtttctgcgatctgatcacggagacaaatatttgagttacaagtttggtcttcaattaaaacaatgtggaatagtttcacagctcacgccacctggaacaccacatcgttatggtgtgtccgaacgtcgtaaccgcactttatttgatatggtgcgatctatgatatctctttaccactatcgttttggttatgcattagagacagctgcattcacgtttttaaaatatggcaccatctaaatccgttgagatgacactgtatgaactatggtttagcagtaaacctaagctgttgtttcttgaagtttggggctgcgatgcttatgtgaaaaagtttcatcctgataagctcaaatccaaatcggagaagtgcgtcttcatagaatacccaaaggaaattgttgggtacaccttctatcacaaatccgaaggcaaaacattcgttgctaataatggatcctttctagagaaggagtttctctcgaaagaagtgagtgggaggaaagtagaacttgacgaggtaactgtacctgctcccttactggaaagtagttcatcacagaaaactgtttcagtgacacctacaccagttagtgaggaagccaatgataatgatcatgaaacttcagatcaagatactactgaacttcgtagatcaaccagagtaagatccgcaccagagtggtacggtaatcctattctggaggtcatgctactagatcatgatgaacctacgaactatgaagaagcgatggtgagcccagattccgcaaagtggctagaagccatgaaatctgagatgggatccatgtatgagaacaaagtatggactttggttgacttgcccgatgatcggcaagcgattgagaataaatggatttttaagaagaagactgacgctgatggtaatgttactgtctacaaagctcgacttgtcgcaaaaggttttcggcaagttcaaggaattgactacgatgagaccttctcacccgtagcgatgcttaagtccgtccgaatcatgttagcaattgccgcattttatgattatgaaatttggcaaatggatgtcaaaactgcattcctgaatggattcctggaagaagagttgtatatgatgcaaccagaaggttttgtcgatccaaagggagctaacaaagtgtgcaagctccagcgatccatttatggactagtgcaagcctctcggagttggaataaacgttttgat is drawn from Triticum dicoccoides isolate Atlit2015 ecotype Zavitan chromosome 4A, WEW_v2.0, whole genome shotgun sequence and contains these coding sequences:
- the LOC119288821 gene encoding WUSCHEL-related homeobox 6-like isoform X1, translated to MEGGSNSPDGQSSGGSPEERRSSGGRGAGEPVRSRWTPKPEQILILESIFNSGMVNPPKDETVRIRKLLERFGAVGDANVFYWFQNRRSRSRRRQRQMQAAAAAAATAAAASSANSLPAASATIGLPSGTGSVHPMAIGGGASQYEQQATSSSSSGSTGGSSLGPFAAHVAGVSGAGVGYLQASCGTSSPLASGLMADVDSGGSDDLFAISRQMGFVGSPAGSSSAAPNTAVQQQYYSCQLPAAAITVFINGVPMEVPRGPIDLRAMFGQDVVLLHSTGTLLPVNDYGILIQSLQMGESYFLVTIHIASQVHSPS
- the LOC119288821 gene encoding WUSCHEL-related homeobox 6-like isoform X2, which codes for MEGGSNSPDGQSSGGSPEERRSSGGRGAGEPVRSRWTPKPEQILILESIFNSGMVNPPKDETVRIRKLLERFGAVGDANVFYWFQNRRSRSRRRQRQMQAAAAAAATAAAASSANSLPAASATIGLPSGTGSVHPMAIGGGASQYEQQATSSSSSGSTGGSSLGPFAAHVAGVSGAGVGYLQASCGTSSPLASGLMADVDSGGSDDLFAISRQMGFVGSPAGSSSAAPNTAVQQQYYSCQLPAAAITVFINGVPMEVPRGPIDLRAMFGQDVVLLHSTGTLLPVNDYGILIQSLQMGESYFLVSRQT